A window of Xenopus laevis strain J_2021 chromosome 1L, Xenopus_laevis_v10.1, whole genome shotgun sequence genomic DNA:
GGGCACAAGGGTggcaatacacgggcagattaaagctgccgatatttaGACCAATTGAGTAATTTATCTGCACGTGTGGGGGTTTCCGACGGAtctccccgatcaatatcaggccaaaaattgccAGATATAAATTGGGCAGAtttaatttttccttcaatcaaagacagaatcagctagttgatgcagtcctacaACCTGTCGTGCCCATTTCCGTTTTATAacccaattgtttggccctaagGCCAAACAATTGGGTTATAATTAATCCGATATTGCCCCGCCGTTGGGCattttggggaaagatccgctggtttggcgaCCTCACAagacgagtggatcttatagtgtatggccaccttaactgattAATGGAAGGCCTAGTTAGAAGGGGAGGatcaccattaaaggagaaacaacctgTAGTTTAAAACCCCCCTTAACctgggtagaaaaaaaaattaggggcatttggcctgggggggggtctacccagggtagggttttttttattacgggttgaattctcctttaagaacattttttttttttttagtacgttctagaatggctaattctaagcaacttttcaactggcgttcctgtttttattttaagtttttgaattatttgccttcttccgactcattccagctttcaactaaaaaacaaatcctttgtaaggccacaaatgtattgttattgttactttttattactcatctttctattcaggcctctcctattcatattccagtcaaatcattgcatggttacttgggtaatttggaccatagcaaccagattgctgaaattgcaaactggagagctgctgaataaaaagctaaataactgaaaaaccacaaataataaaaaatgaaaaccaattgcaaatatctcagaatatccctctctacatcatactaacagttaatttaaaggtaaacaaccccgtCTAGTTTCCCCATTGTGTTAGATTCTCGCTAATGAAAATCTCATGTTCCATTTGAAGCACCGGCGTATGATCCGATTGGCCACGGCCGCTAAGGTGAAAGAGAAGCAGCAGGTGAAAGAGGTGCAGAAgatgaagaaggaggaagacagaCCTGTTATCCCTGTTGATCCCACAGAAGCCGTGTTCTACACTCCAGCTGAAGAGAAGCCTCAGCTCATTGAAACAGAGCCACCAGCACCCAAGCCCAAGGCTAAGAGGAAAGATAAGCAGTTCAAAAGGCAGAGAATGGCTAAGAAACGGATGTGATGTCTGTGGGAcgggtatggggggggggttagcacAGGGTTTGGCTGTTTTGTATATTAAACCTTATCCTAAAAACTATTCTTCTGCTCTATGGGACATTCCTTTCTATTCTATTGTTAATATAGGTGATAAACAGGTGACTGGGATATACAGAAAGCACTTTAAGTTCCCACATATTGGCACTGGCTCCTGCATGTCACACCCACAAAGCAGACATTGACGCCCTTGGCCAAAAAATACACAGTTCTGTTTTTATagtgaaataaatacaaaatctcAACACATGTATACTTGTATGGACACACTGTCACaatctagtgtaaaaggtagagCTGGGGCTCAGGCGTAGAAAAGACTAAACTGATATTTGCACTGACTGGATTCCCTGGCTATTTGTTGCCTTTCTTTTTGCCACAGACCTAGACAGATGATCCCACATTATTCCCAGTAGGAGCATTCCTTGCTTTTCTCAGTCTCCAACCACTCCAGACCTGTAAAAGACAATTCATTAATCAACATTTTCCCCCGCaggcctatctatttatctatctatttatctatcatctatctagctatctatttatctatttagagAGGAACAAAATAACCATGCCgtacataaattatatttttgtgtgaATTACACgtgtaaatacaatatatttatattccagtcggTGATATGTTAATGGGACCAGTATATAGAACTTACCTCTTCAACGTGGTGAGGAGATGTTGTGTTCCTTTGGTTTTACTGTGCTGGGATCCATACACTGCAGCCTGAATGTCCAGGCACTGGAAGAACAAATGGAAGCCAAGGTGTGAGTGAATAATATTGCCGctctactgtatgtataaagtgctaatataatataatataatgctaTTGTGGCTGCAGCATGGAACATTTCTCCTATGCATTACAGTATAGATGGGGGGAAAAGTGAAGGAAATCACTAAATAAATTGTGCTCAGTGATGTATCTGAGTTATTGACtattgcctttatatggtcacagaacaacccctcagtgacttctaatatccttatcatttacagtagggggtacattattccttataatacatgagtgatactcagagttccctgtataactcagcctgcagccttgtgcctttatatggtcacggaacctctcagtgacttctaatatccttattatatacagtaggggctacattatcccttataatacatgagtgatactcagagttccctgtataactccccTTGTAGCTtagtgcctttatgtggtcaccCCATAGAATGATGCTAGCCGAGATGTACAGAAGGGCTTggagcaggaaaaccatggaatTACATGTGAGCCCCCTCAGCATCAACTGCTCCCGCTATCAGTCTGGAACTCACATTGAAAAGGGGCTGTTCAGgcatcattaaaggaaaaggaaattcatTAAGAACAGTaaatttcttaaagggcatgtaaaggcaaaaaaataaaatcccatttttactttctttaatgaaaaagaaacctatctccaatatactttaattaaaaaatgtctactgtttttataagaaacctgactgtatgcagtgaaactctcccttcatttactgctgtggataggaattgtcagatggtccctaactgctctgcagggaaacaatcatacttatgaacagcagggggagcccccgccttacttcccagccatgcagaactcaagcagctttgtttatgacgatccctaagcagcccagaccacactgagcatgtgcacagtcttagtcttgcaaagatgtataacaaagttacaagatggtgaccccctgtagccaactttgaaagcataaattatttgtttgattaggcttgtggtgcagtaagttcatgtttatatttagtatacaaaatacagcatttctagccttatgctatgttagactttacatgccctttaaaagttatattaaacCTGTGTAGAGTGTCCCTAGCACACGTCACACGCAAaactagttttttaaaaaatgcagggtGCTTTACTTTTATCAGAACTGCACTGTGTTGGAAATGGTCGCTGCTTTctgatttaaagggcatgtaaaggcaaaaaaataaaatcccatttttactttctttaatgaaaaagaaaaagaaacctatctccaatatacttaaattaaaaatgtgtaccgtttttataagaaacctgactgtatgcagtgaaattctcccttcatttactgctgtggataggaattgtcagatggtccctaactgctgagcagggaaacaatcatacttatgaacagcagggggagtccccgccttacttcccagccatgcagaactcaagcagctttgtttatgatgatccctaagcagcccagaccaccctgagcatgtgcacagtcttaaggtggccatacacgggccgataaaagctgccgacagaccgtgtcggcagcttattggcccgtgtatggggctccacgatgggcttcaccgatcgagatctggccgaaagtcggccagatctcgatcggatgggacgaaaaatcccttcggatcgcagccgcatctgttcgttgatgcggtcctgcgatccaaccgcccgttactcttcgttaggatccgatcgatgggccctagggcccacgatcggatcagcccgatattgcccacctcaaggtgggcatatcggagagagatctgctcgtttggcgacatcgccaaacgagcggatctctccgtgtatggccacctttagtcttgcaaagatgtttaaagttacaagatggtgaccccctgtagccaactttgaaagcataaattagattaggcttgtggtgcagtaagttcatgtttatatttagtatacaaaatacagcatttctagccttattctattttagactttacatgccctttaaagactaTTGATTTAGCCTGCTAAAAGCTGACTTGTTGCTATGggtttgtaacatctttttggcACACCTTGGATATTTTGACGTGTACCTGTACAAAAAGGATTTGGCAAATGATATGGCTCTGGCAATCTGCTATGGAATGTATGGAGAAATCTAGCTGCTGGTGGCACTGACTGACCATAGAGTGGCTACCAAcctgtgctgctgctgccagTACAAAGAATTGATCAGACTCCTCACACAAGAAATTACCCTTTTCAGCAGTTTGTAGCCCTTTTGTATCTTCCCATCTGCTAAGCATATGCTTCCCATTATACTTAGAATCTCAGCCAGCTCTTCATTAAATTCAGTGTCCGTCCCGACGGCCCCTTGTAGCAGCTTGTACGCTTCCTGCAGCCGGAGACAAATGAACATACAGCAAGTCATACGTTTCAGGGGAGGAATAAACAGTGTCATAGACATAATGGGCCATTCCAGGTGTTTGGGCTACAGCTGGGGGGTAACTGAGTATGTAGCAGTcaacttatctcaatattataTGAGCTAAACggcagcagtgttggactgggcccccGAGGCTCAATAAGAGTGACTGGAATTCAGGACCCCGTCTTTCTGttccaattatttttattgatatttcaaaataaacagtAGGAGCAAAATCAACAAATTATTGACTTACAATGAAGCCCaacagtttacaaaataaaaggaTTATTACACATCAATCCATTGAGAATAAAGTAACAAATGTTGACTTTAAACAAAGATTCACCAAGAaacataaatgaatataaaatagaaataaaaataaatcctcctCTCTACCAATCAGACAAATAAAGCATTTGCTAAATTGATGCACAAAAGATTTACATACCATCAATCTATCTTGGAACAGTAAAAAGAATCTTCATCAGAACTatatctactagggatgcacagaatccaggattcggcctttttcagcaggattcggccgaatccttctgcccagccaaaccgaatcctgatttgcatacgcCAATTAGGGGTgcggagggaaatcgcgtgacttttcgtcacaaaacaaggaagtaaaatttttccccttcccacccctaatttgcatatgcaaattagggtttggttcagtattcggccgaatctttcacaaaggattcgggggttcagccgaatccaaaataatatcTATATTTCCTAATGATAACTTTATCATCAGATTTCAGAATGTCAAAATTTTCAAAGAATTTTCCCTGAAACCAACCCTACCATATCTAAAATCTATTGCTTCATCTAAGCATAAAGACCTTAGATAAGACAAAACAACTTTGAGATCTGGGGAGTTTTCCTGAAtccaatgcaaaaaaattgatttacgTGTATTTGCAATGaccaaatgtataaaatgtttatatttattccaaTATTTCCTCATAGGAGTACAATTGGCAAAAGGAGTCAAGCCTATGACTAATTGCCCCCAAGGcgcgaaacgtgtaaggcttttgctgtgatgtttttgccacaataaaaatcttttttaaaaaatacattcgtggagtgtggtctggtatgtgccagccctttactattttctaatttgcaacaaattgcctccccgagctgaaggtctggggcttgagcacctggacccccctttTTTCTGGGTAAGTTAACCCCAACTATTACTGTATTCGACACTGAACATCTTTTctataagtttatttttttcagctgaTAGTCAAGCAGTGCAAATTCAGGAGGTAACTTAATATCAATGGTTAGTTTTTCCAGGACCCCATCTGACAGTAATAAAGTGCAGAGACCACTTAGTGACATCATAGCTGCTAATTACCCCCTGCCTGATGGAAACTATACTAAGGTACTAAACTGGGACAATCATCTGACATTCAAGCCCTTCAGACTGACCCAAAGCAGCAGATTTATTTTCCTATTCCACCAAGCTAATAAAATAGTCAAAGGGAATTGTTTatggagccccccccccccagtcaggTCTCTGCTAATTTAGCATTATGGCTCACCCAGCTGAGGTGCAATTAGCCCTCACATATGAAGGATCAAGGTGCACTTATTCTGCTGTCAGTAAATTAGCGGATGTCAAGGGACGTAGGCCCAACAAATCAGTTCCATGCTGGCCAGTGAAAAGAGAGGGGTTAAaggattgttcagtataaaattataaactgggtaaatagataagctgtgcaaaataaaaaatatttctaatatagttagttatccaaaaatgtaatgtataaaggctggagtgactggatgtctaacataatagtcaggcAGTTACCAATGCCtgactataagggggccacatgggacataactgttcagtgagtttgcaattgatcctcagcattcagctcagattcaaaagcaacagttaagctggccatagactcaaagattcgctcgtttggcgacatcgccgatatgccactaacggcatggctatatcgggggtaattcaaacgttcggccgtatggccgaacgatcgaattactatgcgccaaggggctccgacgggaaaaaatcaaaccttcccgatcgaaatcgtggccagatatcgatcgggaagaccagtcggaagcccccatacatgggcagataagctgtcaaattggtccaaatgaccgatatcggcagctttatctgcacttgtgtggccacctttatggcccatgtgcccccccgccctcaagtcactgatttttatttttatactgaacaattcttttaactGTCAGCCATGTCGATTTTGGTCTGGCTGCACCACAGTTTGAATGAGCAGATCCATTATTAGGGGGCATAGAAACACGCTGGCACACAGAATCCTGTTATTTTTAATGTGTAAGTGcggtgcaatgtttcggggccaCAAGCATTGAGGaaggggcgtggccccgaaacgttgcaccgcaCTTACGCATTAAAAATTTGTGCATGGTTTAACCAGCAACAGGATTCTTGTGTGCCAGCGTGTTTCTATTCCTACCATTCACTGGAGGTTGCCTCTATCGCTGGGCACCGAGTTACCTGTTTCTCTGTTGGCACGGGTGTGCGAGTACTCTTCCTTTTCCATTATTAGGGGGCCCCACACATGGACTGATGGACATATGAAACAATGAAGCAAGTCCCCTGGGAGTCTGGCCACCTACCATAGTAAAATAGATAAAGGGGTGTTGTGCTTTCCTACCTGTTTCTTCCCGATCTGAACAAGCCATTTGCTGAATTCCACACAGGCACTCAATGTCCGGGGGTCATCAGGACCTGCCACTGATTGGTAAGCGCTGAGACTCTCTGTGAAGTACCTGTGAGCTGCCTCTAATAACGGAACAGAAATCCATCCGATCAGTCAAGGCTACCCAAGCCTGAGCCACTTACACTGCAGGATATTATTATTTGTCTCTCACTACAGATATCACTGCTCTCAGACCTACACACCACTAATCTATCACTTGTTCTTGTATAACTACACCTTGCAGTGTTCATGCTGTGTAAAGAACGCTGGTTAATCCATATAAATTGAGTATTGCCCATTGGTTCTGCTGTTGTGTACACGTTAGGGCTCGCTGTTGCCCTTTAAGAGCTGCCgttttactaaaatcagaatttcatgAGTTTGTTCCTACTCACCGTGATAATCAGACGCAGCATAAGCTTTAGCCAACTGCAACCCGCTCTGTGCCGCCTCCGTGCTGTTACTTCTATAGTTGGCTTGAGAAATTGAATGTGCCTgttgaataataataaacagaCTGCGTGTCAGAAAACAGGGACACGTGTATCGCCATTATAACATAGTAACAAGGTTCAACCTTTCATGTCTAtataaaatctgcctaactgctagtttatccagaggaaagcaaaaaaacccTCCTagagccaatttgcctcagaggggaaaaatccAAGATGTCAATgggaccagttcctggatcaacttgtactatgagctatttcccataaccctgtattccctcacttgctaaacaccatccaaccccttcttatacctatctaatgtatcagcctgtaccactgattcagggagagaattccacatcttcacagctctcactgtaacaaaccccttcacaatatttaggcagaacctcttttcttctaatcgaaatgggtgacctcgtgtcagctggaaagaactactggtaaataaagcattagagagattattatatgatccccttatatatttatacatagttatcatatctccccttaagcgtctcttctccagCTTATAcctttcaataccttttaccagcttagttgcccttctctgtaccctctctaatacaataatgtcctgtttgagtgatggagaccaaaactgtacggcatattctagatggggccttaccagtgctctatacagtggaagaatgaccccctcctcccgtgaatctctgccccttttaatacagctcaagaccttatttgcccttgatgctgctgactggcattgcttgctacagacaagtttatcatctacaaggactccaatgtccttttccataatggatttgcctagtgcagtcccattaaaggagaattcaaccctaaagttaaaaaaccctacccccctaccctacatagaccccctccctcctttctccagcctaagtgttcccccagacaaatgcccctaaagttttactaacccctctgtgcagattcaggcatcggagttcatgggcaccatcttcagtaATCATTCGAATTAGACCGGCGAGTTtttgcgcagttgtcgcgaatcAGAAAATTGCACATGTGCCAACacactggtctcattctgaagatttccaaagagaagattgcgcccatgaactccaatgcctgaatctgcactgagggttaagtaaaacattaggattgaattctcctttaagggtatgactttacatttatcaacattgaatctcatttgccacttagctgcccagattgccagtttgtcaagatcatgttgcaaggatgccacatcctggatggaattaattgggctggataattttgtgtcatctgcaaacactgatatattacttacaataccctccccagtAGAAGTAAATACAGGGAATATCCTCCCCAGTACAGATAAAACATCTGTACTGTATTTGTGGCCTGACAACGTTATGCAATGTCAGAGAAAGCAGGAAAGAGCTGTAGAAGAGATGCTTAAGTAAATAGGGGGCCAAACCAAGTGCAGGCTGGGGATGGGGGATGCTAGAGGGCAGCACTATTAGGGATGCTATTATTGCAGTTTTGTGCTCTGTACCCCggctcatacagtatatgaagattATGGAGAAGTTCCAGACTGGTGTGTTAGTGTATTACAACTATGCCTGAATCTTGTTTACAGCAAGGTAAATACTTCTCATCCCTGTGTACCAGTGTAGCAGCTTTCTTCTAGAcaagactccaattcccacaatgccttgcacacgtCTATAATTCTATATTTCCTAATGAAAGGTCTGTTAATGACAGAACATGCCAGGCATTATGGGAATTGACGTCTTGGCCAGAAAGTATTTAGAGTCAGACAAAGGAGCGGATTTGTTATTCAGTACAGTGAGAGAAACTGCAACTGTTCTCAATGTAAATGTCCTTGCAAGGCCACTGTACCTGCAGCAGGTGCTCAATGGCACCGTTTGGTTTCTTCCTCATAAACTCGGCCCTGGCCATATCCTGATACAGACCGATCAGTTCTGAGGCGCTGTCCCCTTTGGAGGAGATGATGAAATCCGCAGCTTGTTCAAAATAGTTAATGGCAGAACTTGGTTTATTTTGCAGCAGGCAGGCCCTTTAGAGAAAGGGAAAGATCTTGTTGTGTTAAGGCCAATCTAAGCATAGCAATCCTTTTCTATATGAGTGCTAGTAATCTAACTAATGTGTGAGGcgagcaatatggcacctcccactcAAAGAACTTGTGACAGACACCCCAGCTATCATTATGGTGTGTGGATCATGTTTCCATACATACATTCCAGCATTGAGCATCCACTTATCTCCAAAGTGTGAATAATAACGGCTAAAGGGGCCCCATTACCCTTATGCAATGACCTAAAACAAAGGCAAGAGTCTGGTAACAGCAACTTGTGACAAGGAcaaaaacttcccctttaaagcagaactaaagtctaactaaagaagaagctagaaatgttgtacattatgttttgtgcttctgtaccagcccaaggcaaccacagccctttagcagtaaagatctgagtctccaaagatgccccagtagctccccatcttcttttctgctgattcactgcacatgctctgtgctgctgtcacttactgagcttagggacccactcacaatatacagtacacatagaatagaaatgtcacaatataaggctgattagtaattaatacagataattactacatggcagctagggttgccaccttggtaaaaaaaaatttaccggccagcGGGGAGTTGGGAACCAAAGGGGCGGGGCATGACGCAAAAAGTGGCGGAGCCGCGACGCAAAAGGGTTGTGCCACACCGCAAGAGGGGAAGACGACAggctgtgatgcaaaaaggggcgggccactcCACTAAAGGGGCGGGACCACACCGCGTGAGGGGAAGATGACAGgtcgtgatgcaaaaaggggcaggcCACTCCACTAAAGGGGCGGGACCACACCGCGTGAGGGGAAGATGACAGgttgtgatgcaaaaggggcgggccactcCACTAAAGGGGTGGGGCCACACCGCGTGAGGGGAAGATGAAGAAGTAATGTTAAGTTTCCACCCAAGGGCAAGGCCTTTTGTTAAGCATATTACAAATTACCGACAGCTACATttcaggtaaatttgtaataccggccccggccctggcaggtgtttaaCCGACTAgtctggtaaaataccggctaggtgggaACCctgatggcagcacagaaaccagtgcaattaacatcagaatttaataatcagccctgtagcatcatcttatattacaggggaagctcattttctgctggataattagtgacgagccctaagcttagcttctcaacagctgctcagagcccactgagcatgtgagtgtcacagacactttccaagatggtgaccccctgtgacaagtttgaagtcctggatcattgctgctattgacaagctcaaactttaggctggtgcaataaggtcactatataaaatatgccatttttagccacatacatttttatggtttagttctcctttaaaacacttaaatcactttttggtgttactgttcctttaaacttgaaAATGCTCACATTTTAGACCCTCCTCCACATTTACATATAAACCGCGGCCCACATTCTGGTCAGCCTATTTGTTATCTCATTGCTGAGCATATTCAGGACAGTTGGTTAATATGATAAAGGGTATGCGATTTACAAAGAGTCATCACAAGATGCCGGGGGTTTTAGATATAGCCCTCAATCAATTAAAAGGgccacacatagggttgccacctcatcccTTTAATACCAGTCTCATAACTACTATTAATTCagtcaaata
This region includes:
- the ttc23l.L gene encoding tetratricopeptide repeat protein 23-like isoform X1; the encoded protein is MKPIYIPTDSSYTADTGSRCSTARPASVLSVPSKLDENISSRSGESYAGIKKFSRYSDPDSPPAEKLAKAQIMAEHFMKENKGRKANCELIQCVALSRIVYGDGHWRLAQAFANLAYSYLTLRALPAQARAHAESAKNILLRGVDMSKSAEEKREIMGTLVTIYYTLGMAHVMQNNGKESYLSLQKVEKIIDELEDIQERKAITLKVSEKDISLALGQACLLQNKPSSAINYFEQAADFIISSKGDSASELIGLYQDMARAEFMRKKPNGAIEHLLQAHSISQANYRSNSTEAAQSGLQLAKAYAASDYHEAAHRYFTESLSAYQSVAGPDDPRTLSACVEFSKWLVQIGKKQEAYKLLQGAVGTDTEFNEELAEILSIMGSICLADGKIQKGYKLLKRVISCVRSLINSLYWQQQHSAWTFRLQCMDPSTVKPKEHNISSPR
- the ttc23l.L gene encoding tetratricopeptide repeat protein 23-like isoform X3, translated to MAEHFMKENKGRKANCELIQCVALSRIVYGDGHWRLAQAFANLAYSYLTLRALPAQARAHAESAKNILLRGVDMSKSAEEKREIMGTLVTIYYTLGMAHVMQNNGKESYLSLQKVEKIIDELEDIQERKAITLKVSEKDISLALGQACLLQNKPSSAINYFEQAADFIISSKGDSASELIGLYQDMARAEFMRKKPNGAIEHLLQAHSISQANYRSNSTEAAQSGLQLAKAYAASDYHEAAHRYFTESLSAYQSVAGPDDPRTLSACVEFSKWLVQIGKKQEAYKLLQGAVGTDTEFNEELAEILSIMGSICLADGKIQKGYKLLKRVISCVRSLINSLYWQQQHSAWTFRLQCMDPSTVKPKEHNISSPR